The sequence TACTTTCCTGTTTTCCATACAGAAACCTCTGCCCTATCTGGTTTTTGGGCGCCAAGGTTTTGCCCAACCAATGTTGCCGCTGCATTGCTCATACCCCAAGAAGGCATTAACGTAAACATAATTACCCTTATCGCTATGGTATAACCAGCCAATACCTCACTACCAAACTCCGACATGATGCGCATAAGAAAAACCCAACTGGACGTTCCTATTAAAAACTGAGCTATTCCTCCCAAGGAGACTTTGACCAAATTGATCATTACCTTTAGATTAAATACTAAATCCCTAAAAGCCAATTTAATTTTGCCCCAACCAAAGAACAAAATACCCAATTGAAACAGCACCGCAGTTCCGCGACCAATGTTAGTGGCTATGGCAGCTCCCATTACACCATATTCAGGAACAGGTCCCCAACCAAAAATAAATATGGGATCCAATATAATGTTCAGCCCATTGGATAATACCAAAGCCCACATGGCAATAGAGGCATCACCAGCTCCCCTAAAAATCGCATTGATTAAAAACAGCAGCATTATGGTGATATTACCTCCGATCAATAACTTGGTGTAACCATACCCCTCAGCAATCAAGTCGGGTTCACCACCCATTAATGCCAATATCTCTTTGGCATAGAAGATTCCAAGGATTCCGAGTAAAATAGAAATGATTACGCCCAGGCCTATAGCCTGCACTGCGGCCTCTCTGGCTCCTTTAACATCTTTTTCTCCTATTCTCCGCGCTACTACAGCCGTTGCAGCCATGCTTAGACCAATTGCCAGTGCATAGACCAAAGTGATTACAGATTCAGTTAAACCAATAGTAGCCACAGCGTTTACACTTACTTGAGAAACGTAAGCAATGTCGACCAATGCAAATATGGACTCCATGAGCATTTCTAAAATCATGGGAATGGAAAGCATAAAAATAGCTTTCCGAATGCTTCCTGAAGTAAATTCAGTTTCTTTACCAGTTACGGCAATCCAGAAATAATTAAGTAATTGTTTTAAAGAAGGTATCTTAGAATTTGTCATTATATAAAATTATGTGTGAAAAAAATGTGTCAACCTGGCCGAATAAGTTTTTCGGCTACTGTTTCGGCTCAAAGCCAAAGGTGACATCTATCGCGTACATAATTTTATAACTTCATGATGAAGCAAAGATGCTAAAAAAAATGATATCCTACATCTGAAAGTGTATTATAAATTAAAAAAAATATAAAGTCATACTTTTATACATAACTGGAAATCATCAAAACCAAACCATTAAAACCTTCTCCATGAGATTTATTTTAGCCATCCTTTTTATAGCCTCATTAACTTTAACTTCCTGCAAAAACACGGCCAGTCCTATTGCTACGGACACAATTGTAAAACAAAAACCATCTGGCTATCAAGGTCAACAACCAAGTCCTATTGTGCCCACGGTAAACAAACCGGTTCAAAAACAATGGAAAGGAATATGGTCTTTTAATGACAACACCACTTTTTTTACCAACGATTTTGATGGTGCTCGTCTAAACGGAGTTGCTGATGACGGAAATGATCATTACACCATTTGGATAACAGCTGAGAACACTCCAATAAATGTGAGTCCATGGTATGCTTTCAAGGTGTGGACAGAAAACCCACGAAAAATTACCATCAAACTTTCGTATCAAGATTCCAGAAGTCGTTATTATCCAAAAATCAGTGCCGATGGAATACACTTTAAGACCATTGATAGTATTGCTTACAAGCCTATAAATCCGGGTGAAGGGGATTTTGGCATAAAGGCAGCGCCAGAATTTGTTGAGTTGACCTTAGAAATTAAGAATGAACCTATATGGGTTACAGCACAAGAATTATATACTTCCAAACGAGTGAAAAGTTGGGTGGATTCACTTTCTGTAAAGCCATTTGTTTCAAATTACGAAATAGGAAAAACTACAGAAGAACGGTCAATGCAACTTATGGAAATAAAAGGGAATAGCACGGCAAAAAAGGCATTGATGATTATCTCCAGACAACATCCGCCAGAAGTTACGGGTTTTATTGCGATGAAATCTTTTATTGAGACCTTAGCAGGTGAAAGCGAGCAAGCTAAAAAGTTTAGAGAAAGTCATACAATTTTTGCAGTTCCGTTAATGAATCCGGATGGAGTCGATAATGGTCATTGGCGGCATAATATGGGTGGTATTGATTTGAACAGGGATTGGCAAAATTTCAATCAACCAGAAACCAAAAGTGTACGAGACTTTTTAACTAAAAAAGGCAGTGAAGGGTATGAATTTGTTTTTGGTGCTGACTTTCATTCCACCTGGGATGATATTTACTATCCTTTGGATACAACAGTTACTGGCCAAAAGGGTAAGATTGTATTTGATTGGATAGAAAGCATAAGCGATAGGTTACCTCAGAAAAAATCTAATGTAAAAGCTTCAGATAAATTGGACCCAACCATGGTGTCAAGAACTTACTTTTACGTAAAACATAAAATGCCTGCTATTGTTTTTGAACTTGGTGATGACACTCCAAGACCATTTTTAAAAGAAAAAGGTAAGGTTGCCGCTGAGGAATTAATGCGTCTTTTGGACAGTGATTAAAAGGCTATTTTATGTAATTAACACGGTATCTCCAAAAACTTATGCCCCCTAAAATAAACACTCCAAGTACGGTATACCATATAAAGTTGGGAGTTATCACTTGATCTCCGCTTGCATAACTATGCAACCCAACTAAATAAAAGTTGACTCCAAAATAGGTCATCATTATACTGGCAAACGCTACAATACTAGCAAAGCTAAAGGACCACTTTCCTCTGAGTCCTGGCACTAAACGCATGTGTATTACAAAAGCATAGATCATAATGGAAATTAAAGCCCAGGTTTCCTTGGGATCCCATCCCCAATAACGCCCCCAGCTTTCATTGGCCCATTGACCTCCCAAAAAGTTACCAATGGTAAGCATTACAAGGCCAGTGGTCAACGCTAATTCATTAATGACCATCAACTCTTTTAAATTGAGCTCCATACGCTCTTTATTCTTCTTGGTAGTGAGAATCATCAATAACAAAGAAACAACCCCTAAGATCATACCAACTGTCAATGGTCCATAGCTACCAACAATTACCGCTACGTGAATCATAAGCCAATAGCTATCGAGGACCGGCTGTAAATTGGCTATAGCTGGATCAATCCAACTTTGATGGGCAACACCTAGCAGTAATGCAGTTACAAAGGCACTTGCTGCCAACGTCAATTCACTTTTCCTTCCCAAAGCCAATCCTATTGCCATGGTCGCCCAAGAAACATATAAAATACTTTCATAAGCATCACTCCAAGGAGCATGGCCAGAGATGTACCAGCGTAATACAAGACCTGCAGTATGCCAAACAAATAAAATAATGACCAACCCCTTAAGTGCGTATGCCGTTGCCTTCCAAATTTCTCTATCCTTAAAAATTCGGAATATTAGAATAAAGAATAACAATAGGCCGACCATACCATAATACTTGTACAATCGGTTGAAAATATCCAACTTGTTATATATGATTTCAATTTCTACTTTTTTCTCATCCGGAAGTACCTCAGCACCATGGTTTCTTTGATTCTGTTTAAATGCCTCTAAAAGCATATCTGGTTGGGTATAATCTCCTGAAGAAATGGCAGTTTTAAGAGATCCCAGATAATAGGGCATTGAATTTTTTATAAAATTGGAATACAAAGAATCTGACACTTGATATTGTCCAGAACGATACTCAATGGCTGATATCCATTTGTTATTTTCATCATTCAGTAAGGGAAATATTTTAACAATCTGTCCACTTAGAGCCATGTTCAATAGACTCAAACGCTCACCAACCTTTTTAAAATCCTTTTCAAAATTTGAAGGATTAGTGGTTGAAGTCGCTCGCTCCAAATAAGGTTGAAGTTTATAGGTGCCTTTATCGTCAAAAAAATCGGTAGCTTTTACATATTTTGTTTTTTCAGGTACACCAATTAATTTACGAAGACTATCATTCTCTTTTTTTCCAAGCGCTATAAATTCGGTATTGTACCAAATTCCAGGATTCATCATCATGGAAAGGAAAACTTGATTTGCCGTAAAGTCATCATAGGTGCTCTTTCCACTAAGTCTTCTCAATAATTCTGAAGCAAATGTATGAATGGGTTTCATTCTGCCTCCTTCATCTTGTATGACGAGTGCTCCGAAATTCTCCGCATGTTCTTCATTCACTATAGTAGTCTGAATAATGGAATCTACCTGTTCCTGTGACGGAAGATTGGAATGTTCATGATTTTCAGAATCTTCTTGCTGTGCTGCAGCCAAAGAAGTAAACAAGAAAAAAGTAATTGCGGCCAAAGTTGTTTTTTTGGCTTTGATTTTTTCCAAGGATTTTTGGAGATCACGAAAACGAGTCTTCCCAAAGAACATGATGCCCATTAGGCCCAGATAAAGTAAAAAGTAACCAATGTAGGTAATCCATGTGCCCCAAAAGTCATGATTAACAGATAAAACAGTTCCTTTTTCATCTGGATGAAAACTAGATTGAAAGAACCGATAGCCTCTATGATCTAAAACATGGTTCATAAAAATGTCATAGTCAAATGGACGTTCGTCTTCAACCGTAATCTTGCTCATAAAAGAAGCATAACCAGCTTCTGTACCTGGATATTTTTCAGCAATAAAGTCATTTAATTGAATTGAGAAAGGAAGCTCATATACTTTAGATCCATAACTGAGTGAAAAATCCATTCCACCTACTTTTATCTTATCTGAAAAATTGGAACTACCCTTGCCTCCCAATAATTTTTGTTCTACGGTTTCCCCGTTT is a genomic window of Flagellimonas sp. CMM7 containing:
- a CDS encoding MATE family efflux transporter, translated to MTNSKIPSLKQLLNYFWIAVTGKETEFTSGSIRKAIFMLSIPMILEMLMESIFALVDIAYVSQVSVNAVATIGLTESVITLVYALAIGLSMAATAVVARRIGEKDVKGAREAAVQAIGLGVIISILLGILGIFYAKEILALMGGEPDLIAEGYGYTKLLIGGNITIMLLFLINAIFRGAGDASIAMWALVLSNGLNIILDPIFIFGWGPVPEYGVMGAAIATNIGRGTAVLFQLGILFFGWGKIKLAFRDLVFNLKVMINLVKVSLGGIAQFLIGTSSWVFLMRIMSEFGSEVLAGYTIAIRVIMFTLMPSWGMSNAAATLVGQNLGAQKPDRAEVSVWKTGKYNAYFMGLVSLVYLVFAETIISFFNATPTVVENGALCLQIIAIGYVFYAYGMVVTQAFNGAGDTKTPTKINFFSFWMFQLPIAYVAAIVFDFGAIGVFVAITAAEVLLAVMAIIWFKKGNWKQVQV
- a CDS encoding M14 family metallopeptidase, translated to MRFILAILFIASLTLTSCKNTASPIATDTIVKQKPSGYQGQQPSPIVPTVNKPVQKQWKGIWSFNDNTTFFTNDFDGARLNGVADDGNDHYTIWITAENTPINVSPWYAFKVWTENPRKITIKLSYQDSRSRYYPKISADGIHFKTIDSIAYKPINPGEGDFGIKAAPEFVELTLEIKNEPIWVTAQELYTSKRVKSWVDSLSVKPFVSNYEIGKTTEERSMQLMEIKGNSTAKKALMIISRQHPPEVTGFIAMKSFIETLAGESEQAKKFRESHTIFAVPLMNPDGVDNGHWRHNMGGIDLNRDWQNFNQPETKSVRDFLTKKGSEGYEFVFGADFHSTWDDIYYPLDTTVTGQKGKIVFDWIESISDRLPQKKSNVKASDKLDPTMVSRTYFYVKHKMPAIVFELGDDTPRPFLKEKGKVAAEELMRLLDSD
- the ccsA gene encoding cytochrome c biogenesis protein CcsA is translated as MIETLKKTLFSTKLMAVLFLVFATAMAIGTFVETWYSTETARIYIYNATWFEAIMVFFVINFIGNMFRYKLFSWKKWPVLLLHLSWVLIIIGAFVTRYVSYEGVMPIREGNAESRFYSDKTYLIAFVDGDIGGETKRRVLEDDLIVTPEGMRSSLPWKSDFNGQPFTISYVDFIAGAEEGLIPDEKGNEYLKIVEAGDGQRHEHYLENGKVASIHNVLFSLNKETDGAINIYSNSNGYQIKSPFSGDFMRMADQLRGEVVNDSLQTLQLRSLYNMAGMQFVIPEPLVKGNYGVVKVPENEVTEATQDALVVSITANGETVEQKLLGGKGSSNFSDKIKVGGMDFSLSYGSKVYELPFSIQLNDFIAEKYPGTEAGYASFMSKITVEDERPFDYDIFMNHVLDHRGYRFFQSSFHPDEKGTVLSVNHDFWGTWITYIGYFLLYLGLMGIMFFGKTRFRDLQKSLEKIKAKKTTLAAITFFLFTSLAAAQQEDSENHEHSNLPSQEQVDSIIQTTIVNEEHAENFGALVIQDEGGRMKPIHTFASELLRRLSGKSTYDDFTANQVFLSMMMNPGIWYNTEFIALGKKENDSLRKLIGVPEKTKYVKATDFFDDKGTYKLQPYLERATSTTNPSNFEKDFKKVGERLSLLNMALSGQIVKIFPLLNDENNKWISAIEYRSGQYQVSDSLYSNFIKNSMPYYLGSLKTAISSGDYTQPDMLLEAFKQNQRNHGAEVLPDEKKVEIEIIYNKLDIFNRLYKYYGMVGLLLFFILIFRIFKDREIWKATAYALKGLVIILFVWHTAGLVLRWYISGHAPWSDAYESILYVSWATMAIGLALGRKSELTLAASAFVTALLLGVAHQSWIDPAIANLQPVLDSYWLMIHVAVIVGSYGPLTVGMILGVVSLLLMILTTKKNKERMELNLKELMVINELALTTGLVMLTIGNFLGGQWANESWGRYWGWDPKETWALISIMIYAFVIHMRLVPGLRGKWSFSFASIVAFASIMMTYFGVNFYLVGLHSYASGDQVITPNFIWYTVLGVFILGGISFWRYRVNYIK